The following proteins come from a genomic window of Oricola thermophila:
- the cobO gene encoding cob(I)yrinic acid a,c-diamide adenosyltransferase has translation MNDETKPAIDSERHAAKMAKKKAARDKIMATKTDEKGLIIVHTGKGKGKSTAAFGMIFRHIAHGRKCAVVQFIKGGMETGERNLIKERFADICSFYTMGEGFTWETQNRERDIAMAQAAWEKAKELIRDETNTMVLLDEINIAIRYDYLDVNEVVEFLKTEKPYMTHVVLTGRNAAEELIEVADLVTEMELVKHPFRSGIKAQIGVEY, from the coding sequence ATGAACGACGAGACGAAGCCGGCAATCGACAGCGAGCGCCATGCCGCCAAGATGGCCAAGAAGAAGGCCGCGCGCGACAAGATCATGGCCACCAAGACCGACGAGAAGGGCCTGATCATTGTCCATACCGGCAAGGGCAAGGGCAAGTCGACCGCGGCCTTCGGGATGATCTTCCGGCATATCGCGCATGGCCGGAAATGCGCCGTGGTGCAGTTCATCAAGGGCGGCATGGAGACCGGGGAGCGCAACCTGATCAAGGAGCGCTTCGCCGACATCTGCTCCTTCTACACGATGGGCGAGGGGTTCACCTGGGAAACGCAAAACCGCGAACGCGATATCGCGATGGCGCAGGCGGCATGGGAAAAGGCCAAGGAACTGATCCGCGACGAGACCAACACCATGGTCCTGCTCGACGAGATCAACATCGCGATCCGCTACGACTATCTGGATGTCAACGAGGTGGTCGAGTTCCTGAAAACCGAAAAGCCTTACATGACGCACGTGGTGCTGACAGGCCGCAACGCGGCGGAGGAACTGATCGAGGTGGCCGACCTCGTGACCGAAATGGAACTGGTCAAGCATCCCTTCCGCTCCGGTATCAAGGCGCAGATCGGCGTCGAATACTGA
- the cobW gene encoding cobalamin biosynthesis protein CobW, protein MQSKIPATVITGFLGAGKTTMIRNLLENAQGRRIALIINEFGDLGVDGEVLKGCGIESCGEEDIVELNNGCICCTVADDFIPTMERLLEREERPDHIVIETSGLALPQPLVAAFNWPGIKTAVTVDGVVTVVDAAAVAEGRFADDHDRLEAQRAADEALDHESPLEELFEDQIRAADMVVLNKADLIDAARLEAVRNNVAGQTDRPLKIVHSTHGRLPADVLLGLDSATEDQIALRKSHHEMEHENGEDHDHHHDEFESFVAETGAIADTDGFVAGLKDIIARHDVLRLKGFCDVPGKPMRLVVQAVGQRIETYFDRPWRSDETRTTRLVVIGMHDIDQAAIREAIAAASR, encoded by the coding sequence ATGCAGTCCAAGATTCCCGCCACCGTCATCACCGGCTTTCTCGGCGCCGGCAAGACGACGATGATCCGCAACCTGCTGGAGAACGCGCAGGGGCGCAGGATCGCGCTCATCATCAACGAGTTCGGCGATCTCGGCGTCGATGGCGAGGTACTGAAGGGATGCGGAATCGAGAGCTGCGGCGAGGAGGACATCGTCGAGCTCAACAATGGCTGCATATGCTGCACGGTGGCAGACGATTTCATTCCGACGATGGAACGGTTGCTGGAGCGCGAGGAGCGGCCGGATCACATCGTGATCGAGACGTCGGGGCTGGCACTGCCGCAACCGCTGGTGGCGGCCTTCAACTGGCCGGGCATCAAGACGGCCGTGACGGTGGACGGCGTTGTCACCGTGGTCGACGCGGCGGCTGTGGCGGAAGGCCGCTTCGCCGACGATCACGACCGGCTGGAGGCGCAGCGCGCCGCCGACGAGGCGCTGGACCACGAAAGCCCACTGGAGGAACTGTTCGAGGACCAGATCCGCGCCGCGGACATGGTGGTGCTGAACAAGGCGGACCTGATCGACGCGGCGCGACTGGAGGCGGTGCGCAACAATGTCGCCGGGCAGACCGACCGGCCGCTGAAGATCGTCCACTCCACCCACGGGCGGTTGCCGGCGGACGTGCTGCTCGGGCTGGATTCGGCGACCGAGGACCAGATCGCGCTGCGCAAGTCGCACCACGAGATGGAGCATGAGAACGGTGAGGACCACGATCACCACCACGACGAGTTCGAGAGCTTCGTCGCGGAGACGGGCGCGATTGCGGACACCGACGGTTTCGTCGCCGGGCTCAAGGACATCATCGCGCGGCACGACGTGCTGCGACTGAAGGGTTTCTGCGACGTGCCCGGCAAGCCGATGCGACTGGTGGTGCAGGCCGTCGGCCAGCGCATCGAGACCTATTTCGACCGGCCGTGGCGGTCGGACGAGACGCGCACGACCCGGCTGGTAGTGATCGGCATGCACGACATCGATCAAGCTGCCATCCGCGAGGCGATCGCGGCGGCGTCCCGCTGA
- a CDS encoding NAD(P)/FAD-dependent oxidoreductase: protein MSDRKDVLVLGAGMAGVATAIHLLKRGCAVTLVDRRGPGEETSFGNAGIIQREGIHPYLFPRDLRSVVEVALKLRTDADYQISSLPAVAPFLWRYFLASNRETARRTLAANIPIFAHCLEAHQALMEEAGSSDLVAKRGWIRLFRNGDPIPEAEAEARELRDLGLDAGMVSMEELASLEPDLDTTRLEGALHYRDPWTCRDPGALVKSYAALFEKLGGTFIRAEITGITRRAGKWVVTTNGPELSTELVAVTLGPWSKRLLDEAGLKLPMGVKRGYHQHFAPSGNARLTRPVLDTEYGFVLAPMERGIRLTSGAEFARQDAPKTPNQLRRILPKARELFPLGDSVDEEPWLGARPVFPDMLPVIGEAPGMPGLWLHFGHAHHGFTLGPATGQLTAQLMTGETPYCDPAPYSALRFMRGQGGR, encoded by the coding sequence GTGTCAGACCGGAAAGATGTACTCGTCCTTGGCGCGGGCATGGCGGGGGTCGCAACAGCGATTCATCTGCTCAAGCGCGGCTGCGCCGTCACGCTGGTCGACCGGCGCGGGCCGGGCGAGGAAACCAGTTTCGGCAATGCCGGAATAATCCAGCGCGAAGGCATTCATCCCTACCTGTTTCCGCGCGACCTGCGGTCGGTCGTGGAGGTGGCGCTGAAGTTGCGCACCGATGCCGACTACCAGATATCGTCGCTTCCGGCGGTGGCGCCGTTCCTGTGGCGCTATTTCCTGGCATCGAACCGGGAAACCGCACGGCGGACGCTTGCCGCGAACATACCGATATTCGCGCACTGCCTGGAGGCACACCAGGCGTTGATGGAGGAGGCCGGTTCGTCCGACCTCGTGGCAAAGCGCGGCTGGATCCGGCTTTTCCGCAACGGGGACCCGATTCCCGAGGCGGAGGCGGAAGCCCGCGAACTGCGCGACCTGGGACTCGACGCGGGCATGGTTTCCATGGAGGAACTTGCCTCTCTCGAGCCGGACCTGGATACCACTCGCCTGGAAGGTGCGTTGCACTACCGCGATCCGTGGACCTGCCGCGACCCGGGCGCCCTGGTCAAGTCCTACGCGGCATTGTTCGAGAAGCTGGGCGGGACATTCATCCGCGCCGAGATCACCGGCATCACGAGGCGCGCGGGCAAGTGGGTGGTGACGACCAACGGACCCGAACTTTCCACGGAACTCGTCGCGGTCACGCTCGGGCCCTGGTCGAAACGGTTGCTGGACGAGGCGGGTCTCAAGCTGCCTATGGGCGTCAAGCGCGGCTATCATCAGCATTTCGCACCGTCCGGGAATGCCCGGCTCACGCGGCCCGTGCTCGACACTGAATACGGTTTCGTCCTGGCGCCGATGGAGCGCGGCATCAGGCTGACAAGCGGCGCGGAATTCGCGCGCCAGGATGCGCCGAAGACGCCGAACCAGTTGCGCCGCATCCTGCCGAAGGCGCGCGAACTCTTCCCGCTAGGCGACAGCGTCGACGAGGAACCCTGGCTCGGCGCGCGGCCGGTCTTCCCGGACATGCTGCCGGTCATAGGCGAGGCGCCGGGCATGCCCGGCCTGTGGCTGCATTTCGGCCATGCCCATCATGGTTTCACGCTGGGTCCGGCGACGGGCCAACTGACGGCGCAGCTGATGACGGGCGAGACGCCATATTGCGATCCGGCACCCTATAGCGCGCTGCGTTTCATGCGAGGTCAGGGCGGCAGGTGA
- a CDS encoding DUF6732 family protein: protein MKTAIRVPAFGAFLLISSPAHAHFGHVGEVAGHSHWIGLAAAGAATAIAIAVSALGRKKDAQAEDVETDSEDSAGDETPAEA from the coding sequence ATGAAAACTGCCATCCGGGTGCCGGCTTTCGGTGCATTCCTGCTGATTTCGTCTCCAGCCCATGCCCATTTCGGCCATGTCGGCGAGGTGGCGGGCCATAGCCATTGGATCGGCCTGGCTGCTGCCGGTGCGGCGACAGCGATCGCGATCGCGGTCTCCGCGCTCGGAAGGAAGAAGGACGCGCAAGCCGAGGATGTCGAGACCGATTCCGAGGACAGCGCGGGCGACGAAACGCCTGCAGAGGCGTAG
- the cobN gene encoding cobaltochelatase subunit CobN — translation MHLLLAQKGTVSDGDGEAIDLGQTPGDICFLSAADTELASLAGAYRGEGPSLRLVNLLQLKHPMSVDTWVERTGRHAKLIVIRILGGAGYWPYGLEAIHAAAAEHGIRLAVLPGDDKPDPGLAAFCTLPTETCDRLWRFLVEGGAENARGFLDACGDVLAGREIEGAAAPLLKAGVFGTPTEGAAGTAAIVFYRALLQSGQMAPVEALARALSKRGLGVLPVFVSSLKDPVSAATVEALFDKHQPDVAINLTGFAVSAPGANRTPTVLEKGGAVVLQAVLAGSPREAWDASPQGLNARDLAMNVALPEVDGRVLSRAISFKSANAWDEATECNVVAHEPVGDRTEFVAELAARWVRLRRKPVADRRVAIVLANYPNRDGRLANGVGLDTPAGTVEVLRAMAREGFPVGEIPADGDALIEHMKKGPTNAASDAREIREAISLNQYRDFLATLPKAIQEQVAERWGAPENDPFFRDGVFALPLSRFGDTLVGIQPARGYNIDPKESYHSPDLVPPHGYIAFYAYMRTVAEVDAVVHMGKHGNLEWLPGKALALSETCWPEAVFGPLPHVYPFIVNDPGEGTQAKRRTSAVIIDHLTPPLTRAESYGPLKDLEALVDEYYEASGGDPRRLKVLKRRILDLVRDIGLDHDAGIAEDDETDAALEKLDAYLCDLKEMQIRDGLHIFGLAPEGRLLTDLVTALARVPRGLGDGADNSLQRAIADDLSLGFDPLDCAMGETWNGPRPEMLRAVSADPWRTAGDTVERIELLAAQLVGGEAECPSEWARTRTVLDGIDAVLRPSVEACGEAEIDGLMAALGGRFVEPGPSGAPTRGRPDVLPTGRNFYSVDSRAVPTETAWELGRKSAELLVTRHVQDHGEWPVSFGLTAWGTSNMRTGGDDIAQAMALIGAKPVWDGISRRVTGFEIMPVAKLGRPRVDVTLRISGFFRDAFPEQIALFDRAVRAVGALEEDETDNPIAARIRAEAARLVEQGEDPETAARRAGYRVFGSKPGSYGAGLQALIDEKGWADRADLAEAYLVWGGYAYGAQAEGSAERGLFEERLKGIQAVVQNQDNREHDLLDSDDYYQFEGGMTAAVETLKGEMPVVYHNDHSRPERPVIRTLEEEIGRVVRARVVNPKWIAGVMRHGYKGAFEMAATVDYMFAFAATTGAVRDHHFEAVYQAFLVDETVRGFIAEKNPDALREMADRLREAIERGLWTPKSNSAMFELNEMAGAEHG, via the coding sequence ATGCACCTGCTGCTGGCACAGAAGGGGACGGTATCGGACGGTGACGGCGAGGCGATCGATCTCGGCCAGACGCCCGGCGACATCTGCTTCCTTTCGGCTGCGGACACGGAACTGGCAAGCCTTGCCGGTGCGTATCGGGGCGAGGGGCCGTCGCTGCGGCTGGTCAACCTGCTTCAACTGAAACATCCCATGTCCGTCGACACATGGGTGGAGCGAACGGGCCGGCACGCAAAGCTCATTGTCATCCGGATTCTCGGCGGGGCCGGATACTGGCCCTACGGGCTGGAGGCGATCCACGCCGCCGCGGCGGAGCACGGCATCCGGCTTGCCGTTCTGCCGGGCGACGACAAGCCCGATCCGGGCCTTGCCGCCTTCTGCACACTGCCGACCGAGACCTGTGACAGGCTGTGGCGTTTCCTGGTCGAAGGCGGAGCGGAGAATGCGCGCGGCTTTCTCGACGCCTGCGGCGACGTGCTGGCTGGACGCGAGATCGAGGGCGCGGCGGCGCCGCTGCTGAAGGCGGGGGTGTTCGGCACCCCGACAGAGGGCGCGGCCGGTACCGCGGCAATCGTGTTCTACCGGGCGCTGCTGCAATCCGGACAGATGGCGCCGGTGGAGGCGCTGGCCAGGGCGCTCTCCAAGCGCGGTCTCGGCGTGCTGCCGGTTTTCGTGTCCAGCCTGAAGGACCCGGTTTCCGCGGCAACGGTGGAGGCGCTGTTCGACAAGCACCAGCCGGACGTGGCGATCAACCTCACCGGCTTCGCGGTGTCCGCGCCCGGCGCGAACCGCACGCCCACCGTGCTGGAGAAGGGCGGAGCGGTCGTGCTGCAGGCGGTCCTTGCCGGTTCGCCGCGGGAGGCCTGGGATGCTTCCCCGCAGGGCCTCAACGCGCGCGACCTCGCCATGAACGTGGCACTGCCGGAAGTCGACGGCCGGGTGCTGTCGCGGGCAATCTCGTTCAAGAGCGCGAACGCGTGGGACGAGGCGACCGAGTGCAACGTCGTGGCGCACGAGCCGGTGGGCGACCGGACGGAATTCGTGGCCGAGCTGGCGGCGCGATGGGTGCGGCTGAGGCGCAAGCCGGTCGCGGACAGACGGGTCGCCATCGTCCTCGCCAACTACCCGAACCGGGACGGCCGGCTGGCCAACGGGGTTGGGCTGGACACGCCCGCCGGCACCGTCGAGGTGCTGCGCGCGATGGCAAGGGAGGGATTCCCGGTCGGCGAGATTCCTGCCGATGGCGACGCATTGATCGAGCACATGAAGAAGGGACCGACCAATGCGGCTTCGGATGCGCGCGAAATCCGCGAAGCCATTTCCCTGAATCAATACAGGGACTTCCTCGCGACGCTTCCGAAAGCGATTCAGGAGCAGGTCGCGGAACGCTGGGGGGCGCCGGAGAACGATCCGTTCTTTCGCGACGGCGTGTTCGCGCTGCCGCTGTCGCGATTCGGCGATACGCTGGTCGGCATCCAGCCGGCGCGCGGCTACAACATCGATCCGAAGGAAAGCTACCACTCGCCGGACCTGGTGCCGCCGCATGGCTACATCGCCTTCTACGCTTACATGCGAACGGTGGCGGAGGTGGATGCGGTCGTCCACATGGGCAAGCACGGCAACCTGGAATGGCTGCCCGGCAAGGCGCTGGCGCTGTCGGAGACCTGCTGGCCGGAGGCGGTGTTCGGCCCGTTGCCGCATGTCTATCCGTTCATCGTCAACGATCCGGGCGAGGGTACGCAGGCCAAGCGCCGCACCAGCGCCGTCATCATCGATCACCTGACGCCGCCACTGACACGAGCGGAAAGCTACGGGCCGCTGAAGGATCTCGAGGCGCTGGTCGATGAGTATTACGAGGCGTCGGGCGGCGATCCGCGCCGGCTCAAGGTGCTCAAGAGGAGGATTCTCGACCTCGTGCGCGACATCGGACTCGACCATGACGCGGGGATCGCGGAGGACGACGAAACCGATGCCGCGCTGGAAAAGCTGGATGCCTATCTGTGCGACCTGAAGGAAATGCAGATCCGAGACGGGCTGCATATTTTTGGGCTCGCGCCGGAGGGGCGGCTGCTGACCGATCTCGTCACCGCGCTGGCGCGGGTGCCGCGCGGCCTCGGCGATGGCGCGGACAACAGCCTGCAACGGGCGATTGCCGACGATCTCTCGCTGGGTTTCGACCCGCTCGATTGTGCCATGGGCGAGACGTGGAACGGGCCGAGGCCGGAGATGCTCCGGGCGGTTTCCGCCGACCCGTGGCGGACGGCTGGCGACACGGTGGAGCGGATCGAGCTGCTGGCGGCTCAACTCGTCGGCGGCGAGGCGGAATGCCCGTCGGAGTGGGCGCGCACGCGGACGGTTCTGGACGGGATCGACGCGGTATTGCGCCCGTCGGTGGAAGCCTGTGGCGAAGCGGAAATCGACGGGCTGATGGCGGCGCTGGGCGGACGGTTCGTCGAGCCGGGGCCGTCGGGCGCGCCGACGCGCGGACGCCCGGACGTGCTGCCGACGGGGCGCAACTTCTACTCCGTCGACAGCCGCGCCGTGCCGACCGAGACGGCTTGGGAACTGGGACGCAAATCGGCCGAACTGCTGGTCACGCGCCATGTGCAGGATCATGGCGAATGGCCCGTCTCGTTCGGGCTGACGGCATGGGGTACGTCGAACATGCGCACCGGCGGCGACGACATCGCCCAGGCGATGGCGCTGATCGGCGCGAAACCGGTCTGGGACGGCATCTCGCGCCGGGTGACCGGTTTCGAGATCATGCCGGTCGCCAAGCTGGGAAGGCCGCGTGTCGACGTGACGCTCAGGATCTCCGGCTTCTTCCGCGATGCTTTCCCCGAGCAGATCGCCCTGTTCGACCGGGCGGTGCGGGCGGTCGGCGCGCTGGAGGAAGACGAGACGGACAACCCGATCGCGGCGCGAATTCGCGCCGAGGCGGCTCGGTTGGTCGAACAGGGCGAGGACCCCGAGACAGCGGCGCGGCGGGCCGGCTACCGCGTTTTCGGTTCCAAGCCCGGTTCCTACGGGGCGGGGCTGCAGGCGCTGATCGACGAGAAGGGCTGGGCCGACAGGGCGGACCTGGCGGAGGCCTATCTCGTGTGGGGCGGCTATGCCTATGGCGCGCAGGCGGAGGGCAGCGCCGAGCGCGGGCTGTTCGAGGAACGGCTGAAAGGCATTCAGGCAGTGGTTCAGAACCAGGACAACCGCGAGCACGACCTGCTGGATTCCGACGACTACTACCAGTTCGAGGGCGGGATGACGGCTGCGGTCGAGACGCTGAAGGGCGAAATGCCGGTGGTCTATCACAATGACCATTCGCGGCCCGAACGCCCGGTGATCCGCACGCTGGAGGAGGAGATCGGCCGGGTGGTGCGGGCGCGGGTGGTCAACCCGAAATGGATCGCCGGGGTGATGCGGCACGGCTACAAGGGCGCCTTCGAGATGGCGGCGACCGTGGACTACATGTTCGCCTTTGCCGCAACGACGGGAGCGGTGCGCGATCACCATTTCGAGGCGGTTTACCAGGCCTTTCTCGTGGACGAGACGGTGCGTGGCTTCATCGCCGAGAAAAACCCGGACGCGCTGCGCGAAATGGCCGACCGCCTGCGCGAGGCGATCGAGCGGGGACTGTGGACGCCGAAGAGCAATTCGGCGATGTTCGAGTTGAACGAGATGGCGGGAGCCGAACATGGGTGA
- a CDS encoding TerB family tellurite resistance protein: MVFAWLDALKSRLENERMARIVADDPAMTAELLLLFRVILADGAVEQSELDTFKRICRDGFGLDPDAMEGVYRYLQDFAYETSAEQAAAVFKNFPQERRQALLDHMIAIVQADKEIDIREERFLTRVADMLGFDIKQVSKSG; the protein is encoded by the coding sequence ATGGTCTTTGCCTGGCTGGATGCCCTGAAATCGCGGCTGGAGAATGAGCGGATGGCCCGGATCGTCGCCGACGATCCGGCCATGACTGCCGAACTGCTGCTGTTGTTCCGTGTCATTCTCGCCGATGGTGCGGTGGAACAGAGCGAACTCGACACGTTCAAGCGGATATGTCGCGACGGGTTCGGCCTCGATCCGGATGCCATGGAAGGTGTCTACCGGTACCTGCAGGACTTCGCCTACGAGACCTCGGCCGAACAGGCCGCGGCGGTGTTCAAGAACTTTCCGCAGGAGCGCCGGCAGGCCTTGCTGGATCACATGATCGCCATCGTGCAGGCGGACAAGGAAATCGACATTCGCGAGGAGCGCTTCCTGACGCGCGTTGCCGACATGCTCGGATTCGACATAAAGCAGGTCTCGAAGTCCGGGTGA
- a CDS encoding sirohydrochlorin chelatase, whose product MAIGSTGGTRYGIMVCGHGSRNQNAVGEFSKLATRLRERFPQWPVEYGYLEFANPVLHKGLDALKAKGVDRILAVPGMLFAAGHAKNDIPSVLNSYQAKNPDVRIDYGRELGIDLKMIRAAGERVREALAACETDVPMEETMLVVVGRGASDPDANSNVAKVMRMLWEGMGFGWGETAYSGVTFPLVKPALEHAAKLGYRRIVVFPYFLFTGVLVKRIYAQTDEVAEAHPDIEFVKAPYLNDHDLVIEAFVDRVGEILEGANNMNCQMCKYREQVLGFEAEVGQAQESHHHHVEGVGGAPENCPCNGDCDGRCRDEDFCREHGIEWTPVHSHAHDHEHHHGHDHDHDHDHGHHHHHHPYPHADHPLGPKSMEKGKG is encoded by the coding sequence ATGGCTATCGGATCAACCGGCGGGACGCGCTACGGAATCATGGTGTGCGGCCACGGCAGCCGCAACCAGAACGCAGTCGGGGAGTTCTCGAAGCTCGCCACCAGGCTGCGCGAGCGCTTTCCGCAATGGCCGGTGGAGTACGGCTATCTCGAATTCGCCAATCCCGTCCTGCACAAGGGGCTGGACGCGTTGAAGGCAAAGGGCGTGGACCGCATCCTCGCCGTGCCGGGCATGCTTTTTGCGGCCGGGCATGCAAAGAACGACATCCCGTCGGTGCTGAACAGCTACCAGGCGAAAAATCCCGACGTCAGAATCGATTACGGGCGAGAGCTCGGAATCGACCTTAAGATGATCCGTGCCGCCGGCGAGCGGGTGCGCGAGGCGCTTGCCGCCTGCGAGACCGACGTGCCGATGGAAGAGACCATGCTGGTCGTGGTCGGGCGCGGCGCATCGGACCCGGACGCCAATTCCAATGTCGCCAAGGTCATGCGCATGCTGTGGGAAGGCATGGGTTTCGGCTGGGGCGAGACGGCCTATTCTGGCGTGACGTTCCCGCTGGTCAAGCCGGCGCTGGAGCATGCCGCCAAGCTCGGCTACCGGCGCATCGTGGTGTTTCCCTATTTCCTGTTCACCGGCGTGCTGGTCAAACGCATCTATGCGCAGACCGACGAGGTGGCGGAGGCGCATCCGGATATCGAGTTCGTCAAGGCGCCCTATCTCAACGACCATGACTTGGTGATCGAGGCATTCGTCGACCGCGTGGGGGAGATCCTCGAAGGCGCGAACAACATGAACTGCCAGATGTGCAAGTATCGCGAGCAGGTGCTCGGCTTCGAAGCGGAGGTCGGGCAGGCGCAGGAAAGCCATCACCACCATGTCGAGGGCGTCGGCGGCGCTCCGGAAAACTGCCCCTGCAACGGCGATTGCGACGGGCGGTGCCGTGACGAGGACTTCTGCAGGGAGCATGGCATCGAATGGACGCCGGTGCATTCGCACGCGCACGACCACGAACATCATCACGGTCATGACCATGACCATGACCATGACCACGGTCATCATCACCACCACCATCCCTATCCGCATGCCGATCACCCGCTCGGGCCGAAGAGCATGGAGAAGGGCAAGGGCTGA
- a CDS encoding GNAT family N-acetyltransferase, with protein sequence MGDVTIEAGTGTALNETLEALLNSHAEDAGLPFVVDNFYWKATESSGDVIGGLSAKTMLGWLYVELLALAPNARGSGVGAKLLERAEAHARDLGLAGVYLDTYEFQAPGFYAKCGYTEIGRLPAADGAPQRIWYAKPLA encoded by the coding sequence ATGGGTGATGTCACAATCGAGGCCGGGACGGGCACGGCGCTGAACGAAACGCTGGAAGCTCTCCTGAATTCCCATGCGGAAGATGCCGGGCTCCCGTTTGTCGTCGACAATTTCTACTGGAAGGCGACGGAAAGCAGCGGAGACGTCATCGGCGGCCTTTCGGCCAAGACGATGCTCGGCTGGCTCTATGTCGAGCTTCTGGCGCTCGCCCCGAATGCGCGTGGCAGTGGTGTCGGCGCAAAGCTGTTGGAAAGGGCAGAAGCCCATGCGCGGGACCTGGGGCTGGCGGGCGTCTATCTCGATACCTACGAGTTCCAGGCGCCGGGATTTTATGCCAAGTGCGGTTACACGGAAATCGGCCGGTTGCCTGCGGCGGATGGTGCGCCGCAGCGCATCTGGTATGCCAAACCACTGGCCTGA
- a CDS encoding DUF1761 domain-containing protein codes for MEEISMGVSWLAVIAGAVVAFLAGWLWYSPMLFGRTWASGHGIELGTAQSMPFGAMAAQFVGLLLLAWFVGVALSGGGLLVLVLAFAAFCVLAASGGMFTKKPGAVIAIEAGYWIVAAIIMYVAHAIF; via the coding sequence ATGGAAGAAATCTCGATGGGCGTCAGCTGGCTCGCAGTCATCGCAGGTGCGGTTGTCGCGTTTCTTGCCGGCTGGCTCTGGTACTCGCCGATGCTGTTCGGCAGGACGTGGGCCTCGGGCCACGGTATCGAGCTCGGCACCGCCCAATCCATGCCATTCGGCGCGATGGCGGCCCAGTTCGTCGGCCTCCTGCTTCTGGCCTGGTTCGTCGGCGTGGCCCTGTCCGGCGGCGGCCTTCTGGTCCTTGTCCTCGCCTTCGCCGCGTTCTGCGTGCTCGCCGCCTCCGGCGGCATGTTCACGAAGAAGCCCGGCGCCGTGATTGCAATCGAGGCCGGCTACTGGATCGTCGCCGCCATAATCATGTACGTCGCCCACGCGATTTTCTGA
- a CDS encoding TSUP family transporter — protein MFELAPDIVALLVIAAFAAGFVDSIAGGGGLITIPALLLAGAPPVTALGTNKLQGMFGAASATWSYARNGHVRLAQQILPAVLAFAGSILGALTATILPGEIFGAVLPLLLVAIAAYFLLRPGLDDIDRAERMRPALFSMTIPPLIGYYDGLFGPGTGSFFMLAFVALAGFGLLKATAHTKLLNLASNVGGLVLFAVAGAVYWKAGLLMGAAQFAGANLGSRVAMKGGARVIRPLLVIVCLALAAKLASDPAHPLRVWIGF, from the coding sequence ATGTTCGAACTCGCCCCCGACATCGTCGCCCTTCTGGTCATCGCCGCATTCGCGGCCGGCTTTGTCGATTCGATTGCCGGCGGCGGCGGCCTGATCACCATCCCGGCGCTGCTGCTCGCCGGGGCGCCGCCCGTTACCGCGCTCGGCACCAACAAGCTTCAGGGCATGTTCGGCGCGGCGTCGGCCACATGGAGCTACGCCCGCAACGGTCATGTCCGGCTCGCTCAGCAGATTCTCCCGGCCGTTCTCGCCTTCGCCGGCTCGATCCTTGGCGCGCTGACCGCAACAATCCTGCCGGGCGAAATCTTCGGCGCGGTGCTGCCTCTGTTGCTTGTCGCCATTGCGGCCTATTTCCTGTTGCGCCCCGGCCTCGACGATATCGACCGCGCCGAGCGAATGCGCCCGGCCCTGTTCTCCATGACGATACCGCCATTGATCGGCTACTATGACGGCCTGTTCGGACCCGGGACAGGCTCCTTCTTCATGCTCGCCTTTGTCGCGCTCGCCGGCTTCGGATTGCTGAAGGCGACGGCGCACACGAAACTCCTGAACCTCGCCTCCAATGTCGGAGGCCTCGTCCTGTTTGCCGTCGCGGGAGCGGTCTACTGGAAAGCCGGCCTGCTCATGGGCGCGGCGCAATTCGCCGGCGCGAATCTCGGTTCCCGCGTCGCCATGAAAGGCGGCGCCCGGGTGATTAGGCCGTTGCTGGTGATCGTCTGTCTGGCGCTCGCCGCGAAACTGGCGAGCGATCCCGCCCACCCGCTGCGAGTCTGGATCGGATTCTAG
- the cobU gene encoding bifunctional adenosylcobinamide kinase/adenosylcobinamide-phosphate guanylyltransferase, translated as MPSETSHPAATGVTLILGGARSGKSAFGEGMIAASGLEPVYIATGQVHDEEMRARIDHHRARRGPEWTTVEEPDDLEGALARATGQERAVLVDCLTLWVTNLMMAEADIAARSARLCAALKDAKGPVVLISNEVGLGIVPDNRMAREFRDHAGRLHQDVAGVADTVYFVAAGLPLKMKG; from the coding sequence ATGCCAAGCGAAACCAGCCATCCCGCCGCGACGGGCGTGACGCTGATCCTCGGCGGCGCGCGATCCGGCAAGTCGGCATTCGGCGAGGGAATGATCGCCGCCAGCGGGCTGGAACCGGTCTATATTGCCACGGGGCAGGTGCATGACGAGGAAATGCGCGCGCGCATCGACCATCACAGGGCACGGCGCGGACCCGAATGGACGACCGTCGAGGAGCCGGACGACCTTGAAGGTGCGCTGGCGCGCGCGACCGGGCAGGAGCGGGCGGTGCTGGTCGACTGCCTGACGCTCTGGGTTACCAATCTCATGATGGCCGAAGCAGATATAGCGGCACGAAGCGCGAGGCTGTGCGCGGCGCTGAAAGACGCGAAGGGACCCGTGGTGCTGATCTCCAACGAGGTCGGACTCGGCATCGTGCCCGACAACAGGATGGCGCGCGAATTCCGCGATCATGCCGGACGCCTGCACCAGGATGTCGCCGGCGTTGCAGACACGGTCTATTTCGTTGCGGCAGGATTGCCGCTGAAGATGAAGGGATAA